One window of the Bubalus bubalis isolate 160015118507 breed Murrah chromosome 8, NDDB_SH_1, whole genome shotgun sequence genome contains the following:
- the SSBP1 gene encoding single-stranded DNA-binding protein, mitochondrial, with the protein MFRRPVVQVLRQFVRHESEVASSLVLERSLNRVQLLGRVGQDPVMRQVEGKNPVTIFSLATNEMWRSGENETYQMGDVSQKTTWHRISVFRPGLRDVAYQYVKKGSRIYVEGKVDYGEYTDKNNVRRQATTIIADNIIFLSDQMKEKP; encoded by the exons ATGTTTCGAAGACCTGTAGTACAG GTACTTCGTCAGTTTGTAAGACATGAGTCTGAAGTAGCTAGCAGTTTGGTTCTCGAAAGAT CTCTGAATCGCGTGCAGTTGCTTGGTCGAGTAGGTCAGGACCCTGTCATGAGACAGGTAGAAGGAAAAAACCCAGTCACAATATTTTCCCTAGCAACAAATGAGATGTGGCGATCAGGGGAAAACGAAACCTACCAAATGG GTGATGTCAGTCAGAAGACAACATGGCATAGAATTTCAGTGTTCCGACCGGGCCTCAGAGATGTGGCGTATCAGTATGTGAAAAAGGG gtCTCGAATTTATGTGGAAGGGAAAGTAGACTATGGTGAATATACGGATAAAAATAATGTCAGACGACAAGCAACAACAATTATAGCTG ATAATATTATATTTCTGAGTGACCAGATGAAAGAGAAGCCGTAG